A portion of the Calliphora vicina chromosome 5, idCalVici1.1, whole genome shotgun sequence genome contains these proteins:
- the Slc45-1 gene encoding proton-associated sugar transporter A, translating to MVGVAPSSDAGELSTKKNPMIKFMLKERENHAKNQDHDYSHVFRKRTRFEMFRLSAIAMAIEFAYAAETSFVSPILLQIGVDHKVMTMAWGLSPLLGFFMAPLLGSISDRCYLKMGRRRPIITVLSFGILLGLILVPYGKEFGMMLGDEGYTYNVTAAIASNFSIADGSVAALLSPEQEGPSPSNYKYATILTIIGLVLLDFDADTCQTPARTYLLDMCIPEDQPKALTMFTLFAGVGGTIGYGIGGIDWEKTTIGTFLGGNIPTVFGLVTIIFVICYIITITTFREIPLKLIEKDELLRPLSDTAIKKELKKCNSNVFYIDQTTTIQNQMDEDKAKYTPNGSYQNGTAANGVNGDLATGDQMQMQQYSTKAIPELDDIEDDKPVSLSQYLKSIFVMPPSMRILALTNLFCWMGHVTYCLYFTDFVGEAVFNGDPTAPPNSEAANLYEAGVRFGCWGMSIYAFSCSIYSLSVTKLMKWFGTKAVYIAGIVYYGIGMLILGLWPTKWGVLVFSTSAGILYGTLFTMPYILVANYHAKNCFGIRNGETVPLKQTRGLGTDVAIISSVVFIAQLIVSLCMGPLVAWMETTCAILYASTFLSALAAISAMFVLYV from the exons ATGGTTGGTGTTGCACCCAGTTCAGATGCCGGCGAGCTGTCAACGAAAAAAAATCCCATGATTAAATTCATGCTGAAGGAACGTGAAAATCATGCCAAAAATCAGGATCACGATTATTCGCATGTCTTTCGCAAGAGAACGCGTTTCGAAATGTTTCGTTTGTCGGCCATAGCCATGGCTATAGAGTTTGCTTATGCTGCGGAGACTTCATTTGTTTCACCGATTCTCCTGCAAATTGGTGTAGATCACAAAGTCATGACCATGGCATGGGGTCTTTCGCCTTTGCTGGGTTTCTTTATGGCGCCGCTATTGGGCTCCATCAGTGATCGTTGTTACTTGAAAATGGGTCGTCGTAGACCTATTATAACGGTTTTGTCCTTTGGTATTCTCTTGGGCCTGATATTGGTTCCATATGGCAAAGAATTTGGCATGATGCTTGGAGATGAAGGTTATACGTATAATGTTACCGCAGCAATTGCCTCAAACTTTAGCATTGCTGATGGCAGTGTAGCTGCCTTGCTGTCGCCAGAACAAGAAGGTCCTTCACcttccaattataaatatgcCACCATTCTTACCATAATCGGTTTGGTTTTATTGGATTTCGATGCTGATACCTGTCAAACTCCAGCCCGTACTTATTTGCTAGACATGTGCATTCCAGAGGATCAACCCAAGGCCTTGACCATGTTTACTTTATTCGCTGGAGTTGGTGGCACCATTGGTTATGGCATTGGTGGCATTGATTGGGAAAAAACAACTATTG GTACATTTTTGGGTGGCAATATACCCACTGTATTTGGTTTGGTCACCATTATCTTTGTGATTTGTTATATCATCACTATAACCACCTTCCGTGAGATTCCTTTAAAACTGATTGAGAAGGATGAACTGTTGAGACCTTTATCGGATACTGCCATTAAAAAGGAACTGAAGAAGTGCAATTCTAATGTTTTTTACATTGATCAG accACAACCATTCAAAATCAAATGGATGAAGATAAGGCAAAATATACCCCCAATGGAAGTTATCAAAATGGCACTGCTGCTAATGGAGTCAATGGCGATTTAGCCACTGGTGATCAAATGCAGATGCAGCAATATTCTACCAAAGCCATACCCGAACTGGATGACATAGAGGACGATAAACCAGTATCATTGTCACAATATTTGAAGAGTATTTTTGTAATGCCACCCTCTATGAGAATTTTAGCATTGACTAATCTATTCTGTTGGATGGGACATGTAACCTATTGCTTGTATTTCACCGATTTCGTAGGAGAAGCTGTATTCAATGGCGATCCAACA gCTCCCCCCAATTCTGAGGCTGCCAATTTGTATGAGGCTGGTGTTCGTTTTGGCTGTTGGGGCATGTCCATTTATGCCTTTTCTTGTTCCATTTATTCGTTATCGGTTACCAAGCTCATGAAATGGTTTGGCACTAAAGCTGTTTATATTGCGGGTATTGTCTATTACGGCATTGGAATGTTGATCTTGGGCTTGTGGCCCACTAAATGGGGTGTCCTAGTCTTCAGTACTTCGGCTGGTATTTTATATGGTACTCTGTTTACCATGCCCTATATATTGGTAGCCAATTATCATGCCAAGAATTGT TTCGGCATCCGCAATGGTGAAACTGTTCCCTTGAAGCAGACTCGTGGTCTTGGCACCGATGTTGCCATTATCAGCAGTGTTGTGTTCATTGCCCAACTTATTGTTTCTCTGTGCATGGGACCCTTGGTGGCCTGGATGGAGACCACATGTGCTATTTTGTATGCTTCGACATTTTTGTCTGCCCTTGCTGCCATTTCAGCCATGTTtgttttatatgtttaa